In Cupriavidus basilensis, one genomic interval encodes:
- a CDS encoding 4-oxalocrotonate tautomerase — MPTYHVELFEGRTIEQKRKLVEEVTRVTCETLGCSASAVDIIITDIKRENWSTGGQLWADKK; from the coding sequence ATGCCGACCTACCACGTAGAACTCTTCGAAGGCCGCACCATCGAGCAAAAGCGCAAGCTGGTCGAGGAAGTCACCCGCGTCACCTGCGAGACGCTCGGCTGCTCGGCCTCGGCCGTGGATATCATCATCACCGACATCAAGCGCGAGAACTGGTCCACCGGCGGCCAGTTGTGGGCCGACAAGAAGTAA
- a CDS encoding YbfB/YjiJ family MFS transporter — translation MKSTSTLAPRDAAAPAPAQPGVWAVALAGLVALGVAMGVGRFAFTPLLPMMLHDGSVTLGEGGWLATLNYLGYFAGAAACLFIRPDPARMVRLGMVATVVLTLGMAAPGGMAAWGLWRAAAGVASAMVMVYGSAWCMHRLAELGRASLGGVIFCGPGIGIVITGVSVFAMVSAGWRASWGWLAFGALAVLLVSAVWHVFTPAPRTAHAAGPTALAQAAPRLGRETWLLTFAYGLAGFGYIITATFLPVIARQAMPGSLWADLFWPIFGVGVTIGAFVASRVSTERDNRRLLALTYVMQAIGVAIAVVWPTVAGFALSSMLAGLPFNALVSFAMREARRLWGAQAQRLMGLMTASYGLGQIVGPPLATALVARTGGFAASLGCAVAALLLGGAIFAWMSRQ, via the coding sequence ATGAAATCCACATCCACACTGGCACCCCGTGACGCCGCCGCGCCGGCACCGGCACAGCCTGGCGTCTGGGCCGTGGCCTTGGCGGGGCTGGTGGCGCTGGGCGTGGCGATGGGCGTTGGCCGCTTCGCCTTTACGCCGCTGCTGCCCATGATGCTGCACGACGGCAGCGTCACGCTGGGCGAGGGCGGCTGGCTGGCCACGCTGAACTACCTGGGCTACTTCGCTGGCGCGGCCGCTTGCCTGTTCATCCGGCCCGACCCGGCGCGCATGGTCCGGCTCGGCATGGTGGCTACCGTCGTGCTGACGCTTGGCATGGCTGCGCCCGGCGGCATGGCGGCCTGGGGCCTGTGGCGCGCCGCGGCCGGCGTGGCCAGTGCGATGGTCATGGTCTATGGCTCGGCCTGGTGCATGCACCGGCTGGCCGAACTGGGCCGGGCGTCGCTGGGTGGCGTGATCTTTTGCGGGCCGGGCATTGGCATCGTCATCACGGGGGTATCCGTCTTTGCCATGGTGAGCGCCGGCTGGCGGGCCAGCTGGGGCTGGCTGGCCTTCGGCGCGCTGGCGGTGCTGCTGGTCAGCGCGGTCTGGCATGTCTTTACGCCCGCGCCGCGCACCGCCCACGCAGCCGGCCCCACCGCGCTGGCGCAAGCGGCGCCCCGGCTGGGCCGCGAGACCTGGCTGCTGACTTTTGCCTATGGCCTGGCGGGCTTCGGCTACATCATCACGGCCACGTTCCTGCCGGTGATCGCGCGCCAGGCCATGCCGGGCTCGCTGTGGGCAGACCTGTTCTGGCCCATCTTCGGCGTGGGGGTGACCATTGGCGCCTTCGTGGCCTCGCGCGTCAGCACGGAGCGCGACAATCGCCGGCTGCTGGCCTTGACCTACGTAATGCAGGCGATCGGCGTGGCCATCGCGGTGGTCTGGCCGACGGTGGCGGGTTTCGCACTCAGCAGCATGCTGGCCGGGTTGCCGTTCAATGCGCTGGTGTCGTTCGCCATGCGCGAGGCGCGCCGGTTGTGGGGCGCACAGGCGCAGCGCCTGATGGGCCTGATGACCGCCAGCTACGGCCTGGGCCAGATCGTCGGGCCTCCGCTGGCCACGGCGCTGGTGGCACGCACCGGCGGCTTCGCCGCCTCGCTTGGTTGCGCGGTGGCGGCCCTGTTGCTGGGTGGCGCGATCTTCGCCTGGATGAGCCGGCAATAG
- a CDS encoding LysR family transcriptional regulator has product MDLASLEIFRCVVEEGGITRAATRLHRVQSNVTTRIRQLEASLGVELFLRDGKRMVLTPAGQTLFDYARRVLDLAEEARQAVLPARPQGRLRIASMESTAASRLPAVLAAYHQAWPDVELELVTCPTRQALQALARFEVDCAFVAQPLDDPALAWLPAFEEELVLIARERHAPIHSAADLETRTMLSFESGCNYRGRLEAWFGASGSPPRRVLELGSYHAIIACAAAGIGVAIVPRSVLGLYRDLPKISLHDLGQAGKVTTLLAWHPAMANTALGALADTFRASPPGLAAAA; this is encoded by the coding sequence ATGGACCTGGCTTCCCTGGAAATCTTTCGCTGCGTCGTGGAGGAAGGCGGCATCACCCGCGCCGCCACCCGCCTGCACCGTGTGCAGTCCAACGTCACCACCCGCATCCGCCAGCTGGAGGCCTCGCTCGGGGTCGAGCTGTTCCTGCGTGACGGCAAGCGCATGGTGCTGACGCCGGCCGGACAGACGTTGTTCGACTACGCCCGCCGCGTACTGGACCTGGCCGAAGAAGCCCGCCAGGCCGTGCTGCCGGCCAGGCCGCAAGGCCGCCTGCGCATCGCCTCGATGGAGAGCACGGCGGCCAGCCGCCTGCCCGCCGTGCTGGCCGCCTATCACCAGGCGTGGCCGGACGTGGAGCTGGAGCTGGTGACCTGCCCCACGCGCCAGGCCTTGCAGGCGCTGGCGCGCTTCGAGGTGGACTGCGCCTTTGTGGCCCAGCCGCTGGACGACCCGGCGCTGGCGTGGCTGCCGGCGTTCGAGGAAGAGCTGGTGCTGATCGCCCGCGAGCGCCATGCCCCCATCCACAGCGCGGCCGACCTGGAAACCCGCACCATGCTGTCGTTCGAGTCCGGCTGCAATTACCGCGGCCGGCTCGAAGCCTGGTTCGGCGCCAGCGGCAGCCCGCCGCGCCGGGTGCTGGAGCTGGGCTCGTATCACGCCATCATCGCCTGTGCGGCAGCCGGCATTGGCGTGGCGATTGTGCCGCGCTCGGTACTTGGCCTGTACCGCGACCTGCCCAAGATCAGCCTGCACGACCTTGGCCAGGCCGGCAAGGTCACCACGTTGCTGGCCTGGCATCCGGCCATGGCCAATACCGCGCTGGGCGCCTTGGCCGACACGTTCCGCGCCTCACCGCCAGGACTGGCCGCGGCCGCCTGA
- a CDS encoding NfeD family protein encodes MLLRWLATAFWLALVALVATPLAPATPANAQASAPAAAGAVPPVFVIPLKGAIGPASASFIERGMARARDAGAQLIVLEMDTPGGLDLSMREIIQGILASPVPVASYVYPGGARAASAGTYILYASHIAAMAPGTNLGAASPVQIGIGGPQKPEAAPASAPAGAPPQDTMERKQMHDASAYIRGLAQLRGRNAEWGERAVREAVSLSASEAVAQKVADLIAPDLPALLRAVDGKHIQAAGAQRVLRTAHAPVQVLEPDWRDSFLEVITDPSVALILMMAGIYGLIFEFSTPGMVVPGIGGAICLLLALFALHMLPVSYAGLGLIALGIGCMVAELYLPTFGALGVGGIIAFIFGAVMLIDTNVPGFGIPLWLIGSLALASAVFLFAVWTLLWRARRMPSINGGDAMIGMPGVVLEDLWDDGWAEIRGERWQVHSAMPMTRGQRVLVIGRHGLLLEIRAMDGAQASAAPIPPSTQGA; translated from the coding sequence ATGCTCCTGCGATGGCTTGCAACGGCCTTCTGGCTAGCCCTCGTTGCCTTGGTGGCGACACCGCTGGCCCCCGCCACGCCAGCCAATGCGCAGGCAAGCGCGCCCGCGGCCGCCGGCGCCGTCCCGCCCGTTTTCGTCATCCCGCTCAAAGGCGCGATTGGCCCGGCCAGCGCGAGCTTCATCGAGCGCGGCATGGCGCGTGCGCGCGATGCCGGCGCGCAGTTGATCGTGCTGGAAATGGACACCCCTGGCGGGCTGGATCTGTCGATGCGCGAGATCATCCAGGGCATCCTGGCCTCACCGGTGCCGGTGGCGAGCTATGTCTATCCGGGTGGCGCGCGTGCGGCCAGCGCCGGCACCTACATCCTCTACGCCAGCCATATCGCCGCGATGGCGCCCGGCACCAACCTGGGCGCGGCCAGCCCGGTGCAGATCGGCATTGGCGGGCCGCAAAAACCGGAGGCCGCCCCAGCCTCCGCCCCTGCCGGCGCGCCGCCGCAGGACACCATGGAGCGCAAGCAGATGCACGACGCCTCGGCCTATATACGCGGCCTGGCGCAATTGCGCGGGCGCAATGCCGAGTGGGGCGAACGCGCGGTACGCGAAGCGGTCAGCCTGTCGGCCAGCGAGGCGGTCGCGCAGAAGGTCGCGGACCTGATCGCGCCCGACCTGCCTGCACTGCTGCGCGCTGTGGACGGCAAGCACATCCAGGCCGCCGGCGCGCAGCGCGTGCTGCGCACGGCGCACGCGCCGGTGCAGGTGCTGGAGCCTGACTGGCGCGACAGCTTCCTGGAGGTCATCACCGACCCCAGCGTGGCGCTGATCCTGATGATGGCCGGCATCTATGGCCTGATCTTCGAGTTCTCCACGCCGGGCATGGTGGTGCCCGGCATTGGCGGCGCGATCTGCCTGCTGCTGGCGCTGTTCGCGCTGCATATGCTGCCCGTCAGCTACGCAGGCCTGGGGCTGATCGCACTGGGCATCGGCTGCATGGTGGCGGAGCTATACCTGCCCACCTTTGGCGCGCTGGGCGTGGGCGGCATCATCGCCTTTATCTTCGGGGCGGTGATGCTGATCGATACGAATGTGCCCGGTTTCGGCATTCCGCTGTGGCTGATCGGCAGCCTGGCGCTGGCCAGCGCGGTGTTCCTGTTCGCCGTCTGGACGCTGCTCTGGCGCGCCCGCCGCATGCCCTCGATCAATGGCGGCGACGCGATGATCGGCATGCCCGGCGTGGTGCTGGAGGATCTGTGGGATGACGGCTGGGCCGAAATACGCGGCGAACGCTGGCAGGTGCACAGTGCCATGCCGATGACGCGCGGCCAGCGCGTGCTGGTCATCGGACGCCACGGGCTGCTGCTCGAGATCCGCGCCATGGACGGCGCGCAGGCAAGCGCCGCCCCGATTCCCCCATCCACTCAAGGAGCATGA
- a CDS encoding class II aldolase/adducin family protein: MSFALQPARAAGATQPVTQAEWRMRVDLAAAYRLCARQGWDDLIYTHISAAVPDEPDHFLINPFGFAFEEIRASDLVKINGRGEVVGDSTHAVNVTGFALHGAVHAARPDAVCVMHLHNSAGVSVSAQACGLLALSQHALRFYGRLAYHDYEGLAFTPAEGARLTASLGRHPAMLLRNHGTLTVGRTVAEAYVLMATLIKACEIQLGAQAGGQVVQPPHALAQRTSEQLDDGGAVEGELEWPSLLRKLDRIDVSYRD; this comes from the coding sequence ATGTCCTTTGCCTTGCAGCCCGCCCGTGCCGCGGGCGCCACTCAACCCGTCACGCAAGCCGAGTGGCGCATGCGCGTCGACCTGGCGGCGGCCTACCGCCTGTGCGCCCGGCAGGGTTGGGACGATCTCATCTACACTCATATCTCCGCGGCCGTGCCGGATGAGCCCGATCACTTCCTGATCAATCCGTTCGGCTTCGCCTTCGAGGAAATCCGCGCCAGCGACCTGGTCAAGATCAATGGCCGCGGCGAGGTGGTGGGTGACAGCACCCATGCGGTCAATGTCACCGGCTTCGCGCTGCATGGCGCGGTGCATGCGGCACGCCCCGATGCGGTGTGCGTGATGCACCTGCACAACAGCGCCGGCGTGTCGGTATCGGCCCAGGCCTGCGGCCTGCTGGCGCTCTCGCAGCATGCTTTGCGCTTCTATGGCCGGCTGGCCTATCACGACTACGAAGGCCTGGCGTTCACGCCCGCCGAGGGCGCGCGCCTGACCGCGTCGCTTGGCCGGCATCCCGCCATGCTGCTGCGCAACCATGGCACGCTGACGGTTGGCCGGACCGTGGCCGAGGCGTACGTGCTGATGGCGACGCTCATCAAGGCCTGCGAGATCCAGCTTGGCGCGCAGGCTGGCGGACAGGTCGTGCAGCCGCCGCATGCGCTGGCGCAACGGACGTCCGAGCAGCTTGACGACGGCGGCGCCGTCGAGGGCGAACTGGAATGGCCGTCGCTGTTGCGCAAACTCGATAGAATCGATGTTTCGTACCGCGATTGA
- a CDS encoding threonine aldolase family protein has product MQHFASDNYAGFCPESLKYFLEANGSGHEQAYGDDSWTQKVCDRIRDLFQTDCEVFFVFNGTAANSLALSALCQSYHSVICHELAHIETDECGGPEFFSNGSKLLTAPGANGKLTPDAVEALVTRRADIHYPKPKVVSLTQSTEVGTVYTVEEVRAIAAIAKRRQLRVHMDGARFANAVASLGVHPSEITWRAGVDVLCFGGTKNGLPVGEAVVFFDRKLAEDFAYRVKQAGQLASKMRFISAPWLGLLENDVWLGNARHANAMAQLLHERIATIPGVRIMFPTESNAVFAELPLAAIEALRAKGWRFYTFIGAGGCRFMCSWDLQPETVEALAADMRVACGA; this is encoded by the coding sequence ATGCAGCATTTCGCCTCCGACAACTACGCCGGCTTCTGTCCGGAATCGCTCAAGTATTTCCTTGAAGCCAACGGCAGCGGTCACGAGCAGGCCTATGGCGACGATTCGTGGACGCAAAAAGTCTGCGACCGGATCCGCGACCTGTTCCAGACCGATTGCGAGGTATTTTTCGTCTTCAACGGCACCGCGGCAAACTCGCTGGCGCTGTCCGCGCTGTGCCAGTCCTACCACTCGGTGATCTGCCATGAGCTGGCACATATCGAGACCGACGAGTGCGGCGGCCCGGAGTTTTTCTCCAACGGCTCCAAGCTGCTGACAGCGCCGGGCGCCAACGGCAAGCTCACGCCCGACGCGGTGGAAGCGCTGGTGACGCGCCGCGCCGATATCCACTATCCCAAACCCAAGGTGGTGTCGCTGACGCAGTCGACCGAAGTCGGCACGGTGTACACGGTGGAGGAGGTGCGAGCCATTGCCGCCATCGCCAAGCGCCGCCAGTTGCGCGTGCATATGGATGGCGCGCGTTTTGCCAATGCCGTGGCGTCGCTCGGCGTGCATCCGTCGGAGATCACCTGGCGCGCGGGGGTGGACGTGCTGTGCTTCGGCGGCACCAAGAACGGCCTGCCGGTGGGCGAGGCGGTGGTGTTCTTCGACCGCAAGCTGGCCGAGGACTTTGCTTACCGCGTCAAGCAGGCCGGGCAACTGGCTTCCAAGATGCGTTTTATCTCGGCCCCGTGGCTGGGCTTGCTCGAGAACGATGTGTGGCTCGGCAACGCACGCCATGCCAACGCCATGGCGCAGTTGCTGCACGAGCGCATCGCCACCATCCCCGGCGTGCGCATCATGTTCCCGACCGAGTCCAACGCCGTCTTCGCCGAACTGCCGCTCGCGGCCATCGAGGCGCTGCGTGCCAAGGGCTGGCGCTTCTATACGTTTATCGGTGCCGGCGGCTGCCGCTTCATGTGCTCATGGGATCTGCAGCCGGAAACCGTCGAGGCGCTGGCCGCGGATATGCGCGTGGCCTGCGGCGCTTGA
- a CDS encoding slipin family protein — protein MAFGFSAGGLVFIIALVIVYSIRVLREYERGVVFMLGRFWKVKGPGLVILIPAVQQMVRVDLRTVVMDVPPQDVISRDNVSVKVNAVVYFRVIDPERAIIQVANFLEATSQLAQTTLRSVLGKHELDEMLAEREQLNIDIQKALDAQTDSWGIKVSNVEIKHVDLNETMIRAIARQAEAERERRAKVIHAEGELQASVKLLEAAQMLAREPQAMQLRYLQTLTQIAGDKSSTIVFPLPIDILTLVGKLSREST, from the coding sequence ATGGCATTCGGATTCAGCGCTGGCGGTCTGGTCTTCATCATTGCCTTGGTCATTGTTTACTCGATCCGCGTGCTGCGCGAGTACGAACGCGGCGTGGTGTTCATGCTGGGGCGCTTCTGGAAAGTGAAGGGCCCGGGGCTTGTGATCCTGATCCCGGCGGTGCAGCAGATGGTGCGCGTGGACTTGCGCACGGTGGTGATGGACGTGCCGCCGCAAGACGTGATCTCGCGCGACAACGTGTCGGTCAAGGTGAATGCGGTGGTGTATTTCCGCGTGATCGACCCGGAGCGCGCCATCATCCAGGTGGCGAACTTCCTCGAGGCGACCAGCCAGCTGGCGCAGACCACCTTGCGCTCGGTGCTGGGCAAGCATGAGCTAGACGAGATGCTGGCCGAGCGCGAGCAGCTCAACATCGACATCCAGAAAGCGCTCGATGCCCAGACCGATAGCTGGGGCATCAAGGTCTCCAACGTGGAGATCAAGCACGTCGACCTGAACGAAACCATGATCCGCGCCATCGCGCGCCAGGCCGAAGCCGAGCGCGAACGGCGCGCCAAGGTGATTCATGCCGAGGGCGAGTTGCAGGCCTCGGTGAAGCTGCTGGAAGCCGCGCAGATGCTGGCAAGGGAACCGCAGGCGATGCAACTGCGTTATCTGCAGACGCTGACGCAGATTGCCGGCGACAAGAGCTCGACGATCGTGTTTCCGCTGCCCATCGACATCCTCACGCTGGTGGGAAAGCTGAGCCGCGAGTCGACGTGA